The stretch of DNA TAACCGGTGCCGGTCAGCAACTCGATCCCCTGCTGGTGGTACCAGTCGCGGTCGTGCAGGCGGATCTGCTCCAGCTCGATCTCGCCGGCCAGTAGCGGGGAGAGCAGGATGCGGTTGTAGGCCGGACCGGGTTCGCGCCCGAGCAGGGTGATACGGTAGTGGTCGGGAGCGATGGCCAGCAGCTCATCGAGGGTGCGGGTTGCGGCCATGCCGTTGCCGATCACCACCAGTCGCGGGCGCTCTCCCTGCCGCGCCGGGGAGCGGCTGCCGGGCGCCTGCATCAGGCTACCACCTCGACCCGGTTATCCCTGAGGCGCACCGGGTAGGTGGGCACCCGCAGGTTGCTGTCCTCCTGGCAGACGCCGGTGCTGAGGCAGAAGTGGTGCTTGTAGAGGGGGGAGGCCACGCTGGTCACCTCCCCCAGCTGGGCGATCAGCCCACGGGAGAGCACATTGGCCCCACCCACCGGGTCGTAGTTGCCGATCGCGAACAGCTGGTCGCCCTGCGCCAGGCGAAAGAGCGCCACCTGGTGTCCGTTTACCAGCGCGCAGACGCCGGTATTGGGATCGATGTCATCCAGCAGGCAGACCGCTTTCCAGTTCATAACCGCTCCTTGCTTATCCGTTAAATAAGAGACTAACTCGCTTGTGCGATCAGCTGCTCGCGTTCTGTGGCGCTGGCGGGACGGCGCTGGTGACGCTCCTCGACAAAGGCCAGGTGATCGTCGGTGGCGTCGCTGTTGATAAAGTGGCTGAAGCGTTTGAGCTTCTGCTCATCCGCAAGGGTGGTGGCCCATTCGCACTGGTAATTGGCAATGTTATGGGCCATCTCCGCCTCCAGATCAGAGCCGAGTCCAAGGCTGTCCTCGAGGATCACCTGGCGCAGGTAGTCGAGCCCCCCCTCCAGGTTTTCCATCCACACCGAGGTGCGCTGCAGGCGGTCGGCGGTGCGAATGTAGAACATCAGCAGGCGGTCAATGGTGGCGATCAGGCGGTCGTGGTCGAGGTCAGTGGCAAAGAGGTCGGCATGGCGGGGCTTCATGCCGCCGTTGCCGCAGACATAGAGGTTCCACCCGTTCTCAGTGGCGATCACGCCGATGTCCTTGCTTTGGGCTTCGGCGCATTCGCGGGTGCAGCCGGAGACGGCAAACTTGAGCTTGTGGGGAGAGCGCAACCCCTTGTAGCGATTCTCGATCTCGATCGCCAGCCCCACGCTGTCATTCACGCCGTAGCGGCACCAGCTGCTGCCAACGCAGGATTTAACGGTACGTACCGATTTGCCGTAAGCGTGGCCGGTTTCAAAACCGGCGTCGACCAGCACCCGCCAGATAGCCGGTAGCTCGTGCAGCTGGGCGCCGAACAGGTCGATGCGCTGGCCACCGGTGATCTTGGTGTAGAGGCCATACTCGCGGGCTACCTCCCCCAGCACGATCAACTTGTCCGGGGTGATCTCGCCACCGGCAATCCGTGGCACGATCGAGTAGGTGCCATCTTTTTGCATGTTGCCGAGGTAGAGATCGTTGGTGTCTTGCAGGCCGATATGGTCGCGCTTGAGTACGTACTGGTTCCAGCAGCTGGCGAGAATGTTGGCGACGGTGGGCTTGCAGATTTCGCAGCCCTGGCCGGAGCCGTGACGGACCAGCAACTGGTCGAAGGTGGTGATCTCGCCGACCCTCACCAGGTGGTAGAGCTCCTGGCGGCTGTAGGGGAAGTGCTCGCAGAGGTCGCGGCTGACCGCCATCCCGAGCTCCTCCAGTTCATGGTTGACCAGCGAGCCGAGCAGCTGGGCGCAGCCCCCGCAGCCGGTGGCGGCGCGGGTCTCCCCCTTGACCTCGGCCAGCGAGCAGCAGCCGGCGTCGATGGCGGCGCGAATATCCCCTTTGGAGACAGCGTGGCAGGAGCAGATCTGCGCGCTTTCCGGCAGCGCACCCACGCCGAGTCCGGTCTGGGCATCATCGCCACGGTAGGGCAGGATCAGGGCGTCGGGGTGCTCCGGCAGTGGAATGGCGTTGAGCAGGTACTGCAACAGGGTGCCGTACTGCTCGGCGTCCCCCACCAGTACCGCCCCC from Aestuariirhabdus litorea encodes:
- the nirB gene encoding nitrite reductase large subunit NirB, translated to MNNTSPQRIIVIGNGMVGHQFIDALLTSDGAESYRITSFCEEPRPAYDRVHLTEFFAQRSAEPLALTSAARYRESGVQLHLNDRVVKIDRERRQVHSAQGGVLGYDKLVLATGSFPFVPPIEGNDRPDCFVYRTIEDLEAIAACGDRGARVGAVVGGGLLGLEAAKALTDLGLEAHVVEFAPRLMAVQLDEGGGALLKHKIEALGVGVHLSKATSAIVDGEQHQHRMAFADGSALETDLVIFSAGIRPRDDLARDCELKVGERGGICINNQCQTSDPDIYAIGECALWNQQIFGLVAPGYQMAKVAVSHITGAEAAFTGADMSTKLKLMGVDVASIGDAQARTPGARTYTWFDEPAEVYKKLVVSSDRRHLLGAVLVGDAEQYGTLLQYLLNAIPLPEHPDALILPYRGDDAQTGLGVGALPESAQICSCHAVSKGDIRAAIDAGCCSLAEVKGETRAATGCGGCAQLLGSLVNHELEELGMAVSRDLCEHFPYSRQELYHLVRVGEITTFDQLLVRHGSGQGCEICKPTVANILASCWNQYVLKRDHIGLQDTNDLYLGNMQKDGTYSIVPRIAGGEITPDKLIVLGEVAREYGLYTKITGGQRIDLFGAQLHELPAIWRVLVDAGFETGHAYGKSVRTVKSCVGSSWCRYGVNDSVGLAIEIENRYKGLRSPHKLKFAVSGCTRECAEAQSKDIGVIATENGWNLYVCGNGGMKPRHADLFATDLDHDRLIATIDRLLMFYIRTADRLQRTSVWMENLEGGLDYLRQVILEDSLGLGSDLEAEMAHNIANYQCEWATTLADEQKLKRFSHFINSDATDDHLAFVEERHQRRPASATEREQLIAQAS
- the nirD gene encoding nitrite reductase small subunit NirD, with the protein product MNWKAVCLLDDIDPNTGVCALVNGHQVALFRLAQGDQLFAIGNYDPVGGANVLSRGLIAQLGEVTSVASPLYKHHFCLSTGVCQEDSNLRVPTYPVRLRDNRVEVVA